The Aphis gossypii isolate Hap1 chromosome 3, ASM2018417v2, whole genome shotgun sequence genome includes a region encoding these proteins:
- the LOC114126522 gene encoding lysosomal acid glucosylceramidase: MAILLQRLLSIVAIVMTMTGSNAANDCWPRKFAYGTVCVCNSTYCDQIPEPEILSVGKYTLYTSSNTGMRMHRSDGSFVPSLDSQWSGDEIDVDTTTTYQTVHGFGGAFTDSVGINVMALSPNSRLNLLKSYFSDDGIKYNIGRVPIGGTDFSTRKYTYADSKGVPDLNNFDLAPEDVEYKIPLIKIAMGMASDEIKLIGSAWSAPPWMKTNNDYSGIGFLKPTFMEAWAEYHIKFLDEYLKQNLTFWALTTGNEPLNGIVPVNRFNSMGWTPMSHREWIGRHMGPRLRSSEHNSTLLFAIDDQRIVLPWWMKMLMSDEQCSKYIDGIAVHWYLDFIVPVKVLNEVHKNFGDKIIMNTEASQGDKPWDFVKVQLGSWARAENYANNIIDDLNHWVQGWVEWNLALDMKGGPTWVSNFIDSPIIVDKTKDEFYKQPMFYAIGHFSKFISRGSIRIKLTQTSVVKSVGFKRPDGAVVIVLYNRRNKPVNISIKDPQRGVIGLNLQKQSINTLIFW; encoded by the exons GCTATACTACTACAACGGTTGTTATCGATCGTGGCAATAGTTATGACAATGACAGGATCAaacg CTGCGAATGACTGTTGGCCCAGAAAATTCGCTTATGGCACAGTGTGCGTGTGTAACTCAACATACTGCGACCAGATACCGGAACCGGAAATATTATCTGTCGGAAAGTACACGTTATACACGTCTTCAAACACCGGAATGCGAATGCATAGAAGCGACGGATCTTTTGTGCCATCGCTCGACTCACAATGGTCTGGTGACGAGATAGACGTGGATACGACGACCACGTACCAAACCGTACACGGCTTCGGCGGTGCTTTCACAGATTCGGTGGGCATCAATGTTATGGCGTTGAGCCCGAACTCTCGACTCAATCTCCTCAA GTCTTATTTTTCTGATGACGGCATTAAGTATAACATTGGACGAGTGCCGATTGGTGGTACCGATTTCTCGACACGTAAGTATACGTATGCTGATAGCAAGGGCGTCCCAGACTTGAACAATTTCGATCTGGCTCCCGAAGACGTTGaatataag atACCACTGATAAAAATTGCAATGGGTATGGCATCGGACGAAATAAAGTTGATCGGGTCAGCATGGTCGGCCCCACCATGGATGAAAACCAACAACGACTATTCCGGCATAGGTTTCCTTAAACCAACATTCATGGAAGCGTGGGCAGAATACCATATAAA ATTTTTAGACGAGTACCTCAAACAAAACTTGACTTTCTGGGCGCTGACCACAGGTAACGAACCACTCAATGGCATCGTGCCCGTGAACCGATTCAATTCTATGGGCTGGACTCCGATGTCTCACCGTGAATGGATCGGACGTCACATGGGGCCCCGATTAAGAAGTTCTGAACATAACAGCACACTGTTGTTCGCTATCGATGACCAAAGGATCGTATTGCCTTGGTGGATGAAAATG CTTATGAGCGATGAACAATGTTCAAAATACATTGACGGAATAGCAGTGCACTGGTACTTAGACTTTATTGTTCCAGTTAAAGTTTTGAATGAAGTACACAAAAACTTTGGTGACAAAATCATAATGAATACTGAAGCGTCTCAAG GTGACAAGCCGTGGGATTTCGTCAAAGTACAATTGGGAAGTTGGGCCAGAGCTGAAAATTACGCAAACAATATCATTGAc gaTTTAAACCATTGGGTGCAAGGATGGGTGGAGTGGAATTTAGCTTTAGACATGAAGGGAGGTCCGACCTGGGTGTCTAACTTTATCGACTCGCCCATTATTGTTGATAAGACTAAAGATGAATTCTACAAGCAGCCTATGTTCTACGCGATtggacatttttcaaaatttatttctagAGGTTCAATTCGTATAAAGTTAACACAGACATCGGTTGTGAAGTCAGTCGGTTTTAAAAGGCCTGATGGAGCCgtagttattgttttatacaacag GAGGAACAAACCAGTCAACATTTCTATTAAGGATCCACAGAGAGGTGTTATAGGtcttaatttacaaaaacaatctataaatacactaattttttggtaa